TTACGTCTATTATCAGTATTCTCGTTATCAATGACCTTGACCTGTTGTGACCTAGTCATAGACCCAGTAGTAGCTCGATTGTAATTAATGCAATGAAATAATGACGAACTACTTAATTCAGTCGCGGAGTCGACATGGGGGCCAGAGGGGGTGAATATATCGTCATTGTTTAcaatttgttatgcaaatttgaggttatgttttTCTTACCAGATTCACAATCAAGTACAGAACTGCTGATAACTTGGCTCAACTCGCTTATTGCGTTAAAGGATACAGTATTGCACTTGGTGCACTGCGACCGAATCACGCCGGGGCTCCGCAGCCGTAGCATGATACAACCACATCACTTTTCACTTCTAATTTAGGGCAGTCATCGCGTACATGTCCCGTACGCTTGCAATACACACAATACTGTCTATTTGATTTAGCACTAGACGTAAATTCGTGTCGGGGCAGGCTAGGAGTCGCCGGCgctgcgggcgcgggcgcggacgGCGCGGCTCGCGAGTTCAATGACCGCTGCGGCGCGAACGGCGATGCGGGCGTGGAGCGCGCGGCGGACACGTTACCGGAGGCGCGCGGCGCACGCGATGTCAGGGCTCCGGCGGCGTTCTTCGGGGCATCCACGGAGTCTTCAATCTGACGAGCACGATGCAGCAGCTCGGAGAAACTCACAACTTCCTCGCGTCGTAATCGTTTACGGATATCGTGATGGAGGAGACTGTAAACCATATCTAGTTGCACTTTCTCGCTGAGATCGCCAGTAGGTATGCGGGCGAGCAGCGCTCTGGCTTTAGCAACGAAGATGTCTGTTTTTTCTTGTTCACCTTGTTCcgtagaaaataaaattctgtATATTTTGGGGCGGGCGGCGGTCGCCGAAAGCGCTTCGCAGATTTTCGATGGCTTCTGGCCAGGACGCGATCTGCGGCTTGACGCCTTGCCACCACGTCGCCGCTTCATGCGTTAGCAACATGGACAGGCCGCGCAGCGCGCTGCTGTCGGACACGTGAGCGCATTCTTTGTAACTTTCCACGGCGTCTATGAACCCTCCAAGGATTCGTTCGGCGCACCACTGTAACTTTGTTTGCAGCGGGAAAAATCGCCGGATCGGCCTTCTAGGGCGCTCGTGAAGGTCGGAGACGGAGACGACGTCATTCGTGGTACTGAATCGCTTACTCTGTTTATCAGTTTCTCGAAAGCTTCCATCTGCGATCGCTGCAGCGTCTCGAACATAGCAGTGACGTGACCAGGGCTCCAATCATGGCGGGCTTCTGtatcgtcgtcgtcgtcgagCGATCTATTGCGGCGCGTGCGAGGCATGATGTAAAAAGCGTCGTGCAAACTGAGAAGGCGGCTTTTTGGAGTCGTGCCCCACGTTGGGCGCCAGTGTAGCGGGGCGTCCTCGTGGAATGGAGTAGAAGAAAAGGGCAGGTTCCAGGGCAATAAAGCGTATAATCATCCAATACACACACGAGCATAAACACACCACATTTAGAGTTTAGGTAcaaagaatattatataatatcagACAGAAACAgagttttagaaaaaaagagCGTCACACACGAAATTGTAAGCTTAGCGTCTAGCAGTTCTCGGAAGAAGAACATGGCGCGTGCCCAGAGACAAGATATCAGAGTggggagaaaataaattatactattGGCTAAAACGCGCGGGCACGCGAACGGTTCGAGCGCGGCGAGAGCGGGCAACATAACCGTCGCTCGTGCAGTCCCTAGCTGAGCCGTCAGATGGCGCTACACTTATCAATTTTAACGACGcccagatatatttttttaccactcCTTGTTCTTTATATGAAGCAAAATAAGAATCTCGAGtgtattatttcatacgagagcgagagggacggtacgatacaaacttcgatttacgaatttcgtacTGCAGACCTTGACATCACGTTTAAAGTAATGCCtatatttatatacctatactccgtttaatttaaagttcgaatcaacggtcaaattgtaacacccgtttctcggtatttcgaacacaaatatgggctaaaggtgcgaccaaaccgctgcttaaaaaacggtgacggcacggaatcgcagtgacgcaccgtatgcgcaccgtttttatcgcatgctctccacaccgcgctgcttaaaatacggaatcaacgttttttgagcagcggtttggtcgcaccttaaaaatacttacatgtccatttatttttttactatagaagtaaacacaattttaaatagtttcgttatttcatttaaaaacgtgtgcaacttttaccgttaagttttaaatgttaaaataaatggattacctatacatttatttattcgtcatcataattattaaaacctaaccaacttacGTATATTAGTtgaaaaattatgtattacttCCCCAACGTAAAAAGAGAGGTACCTATTATAAGTTTGAAaccaatgtctgtttgtctatgcCTCTatagcatcgtagctctcaaacggatgaaccgatttcaatgcgttttttttgTGAAAGCTAGTTTCCTTGCGGTACTTCTTTAGCTGTTTGATAGAAATCGGTTCTGCCGTTTTGGAAATTGAACTTCGAAATGGTAATATCAAgtgttttcaacttttttaagttaattgttATTAGATATTACGATGGCGGGAAAATCGACGATAGGCTGGCTAGCTGGGTAATATTACCCGCACAAATAAAACTTGAAATACATGTCCGTTATTTTTATTGATGATGCAATAACACTTATTActttcactttttaaaatatattattaaaatttcataaatttaacaatttttgtttttcatttttaatcacATATTGaagtttaataacatttttttcatcTGTATATGAAATGCTTTCAGTAGTTCCAGTTCCCATGCACAAATTGTTTTCAATCCTAGGTAAGTTCCTCACTGCTTTACAAGAACTATGCACTATTGGGCATCCAAGCTCAATATATTTCCCAACATTATCAATGTTAATGCCAGCTCCTGGCATAATTTCAATCCTATCTTTATATAACCCCATCAAATCTGATATACATTTGAATGCTAGTTGATCTTCAACTGAAGACCTTTGCCCACTTGTGAGGACTCTACTAAAACCAAGTTTTATTATCTTCTCTATGGAAAATATTGGATTTTTACAAATATCAAAGGCTCTATGGAAAGTTAGAGGCAAAGGATATGCTGCCAATACTGCCAGAGTACATTTGGCCTCATCAATTTCTTGGACATCAGTGAGAGCTCCAAATACAAGTCGGTCCACACCCATGGCTTTGAAAATGGCCACATCTGCCAGCATTGTGCTCATTTCTGTGTCTGAATAGCAAAAATCAGAACCAGCTCGACATCTTATCATTACATTCAGCTTTGGTTtctggaaaaaaattaaaagcaataaTAGCACTTATTAGTGGGTGAATATTTAAGCATTTTGACTGGCTACTTAAATATCATTACCATCCCACATTTAATAGCACAATGGAAGAATAAGTCACAAAAATTTTGATCATGCTAGAGTTAGCATTGGTTGGACttaagttttcataaaaattttaccctgagcatcatctcttttaataatacttgccaATTGCCAAAATGGTAATGACAAAGGAAAATACTGCAAAAACACTGAAAATTTACCCGGGGTTTAGTTAAAATCACAAGATGAAGGTAAgtgtaaataaaagtaactGAATGGATTACCTTATGTAATTCAGGGCATTTACAATGTAAACATTCTTCGTGTATAGGTTGTGGAgtgccaattttttttacctacaAAGAGATTAAGTATTAAGTTGATTTCATTATCTATTGGCCAATATGtcataataacaaaatataaaatttaagagAAGTAATATAAACAGTTTAGCAGGTaagtatatttctttatttgttgctttgtttgccttaatcaaatattcattcaaattcaaattactttATTTCGCTTTAAATGTGGTGTATACAATGGTCTTATcaaagttataaataatttgGTCGCACACATTTCTGGCAGGCAAAAAGGCATTGGTGGGAACAACATAAAATTTGATAGATGCTTTCATGTGATAAATCAACTTAAATCATAATTCATTCGCTTTAAAACAAACATAGTAAATTTAACTGAAAGACTTACCAGGCACATAACATGTTTTACAAGGCCAACAGATGGAGTGAGTCCTCCCTCCGCTAGAGAACTGCATAATTCTAATTCGTCTGCACCACCATGAATTGCGTTTATTGCAGATTGTAGACTGTCTATGCACACCTCTAACATTATATTTGATTTGGAAGCAAGCTCCTAAAAACCaccaaaattttaataaaatctggTTGTTATTATGGCCGATTGGTGAAGCCGATGATATGAATGATTCTTTTGACACTGAAATGAAGAAATAATAGAAATGTGGTTAGATTAAAttgaaaaggtacctacttGACCTGACTACCGGCACAGCTAGCGGAAAGTTTCTTTCACAAACACGCCTTTCATTCAcagaattttcattttttcctGCTAAATAAGAAAACTAACTTTTTAAGTATTATATAATTTCGGAAACCACTCGGACCAATTATCGCAACTAAATATGCTAATATTGATAATTGGCCCGACTGAgcctaaatattttaattgttttgatgTTTAACGAACTTGATGTACCtaatgtcaaaattgacatattgtcaatgtcaatatcacttcttttttttttttttttttggagattgTGGCTTGGTAACGAGACCTTTAAGCCAAGTCTTTATTTTAGAAGTCTTGTTTTTGATcacttgaattcacttatttcactatatttttccaattgtatttttgatatatttgtaGAGAGGAACGAAGCAATTTGTGTTTTTCAATAGGTCAGTGAGGCGGCGGGAGGATTCTTCAGCTTGATTTATTTCGCTGGCAAGTATCAGTCTGTCCAGTGCATAGCTATGACATTTGAATATAATATGGTCTAGGTCTCCAACGGCGTTATTGCACGCAGAACAAATATTAGTGTTAACAATACCGAGCCTGTACAAGTGGAATGGTGCATTGCAATGACCAAACCGAAGCCTGTTTATGATAGTTATAAAATCCCGACTGGCAATCTTCAAATCATGGTACCACGGCTTGACGGGTAAATCAGTTTGAATATTTCCGTACCATTTTCCTTTCTCTTCTTGATCTTTCTTCCACATGTCTGTCCAGTATCTTCTTACATCTCTGCGAAACGTACTATAAAAGTCGGTCAGAGGGACGTGCACTATATTTTGTACATCCAACATATTTAATCCTTTGAAAGCAGTCTGGTCTGCGATTTCGTTACCAGTTATTCCTTTATGAGAAGGAATCCACATAAAAGATACTTCGATCTGTTTTAGGGAGAAGCTGTACAAAATATTCCTAATTTTGTATAacaaataattagttttgtaatgtattttgaaattttctagCGATTTAATTACACTAAGTGAATCAGATAGTATTAGAAAAtccttataattatttacacatGAGATACGTTTAAGCGCTTCAATAATAGCGTATGCTTCTGCAGTGAATATGCTACAATTGCTGTCTAGTACAAAACTTTGAGAAAACTTAATTTGCGGATCATATACTGCACTACGAACATACCCCTCACCCTTACTGCCATCAGTATAGAGAGTatagtatttactgtttttgtgTAGAAATTCTAGAAGCTCCTGATTACTATGAACTTTATCACTGATAACTGAAATTTCAAAGGCCACACTGGTAAATGGAAATGAGTAGCAAGGAGAAATACTACTAGTGTAAATTTTAGagcaaacatttttaatttccagaATGATGTTACTGAGCTTGGGTGACTTACAAGCCAGAAGATCACTGCTAGACAGCAGTGGAGCTGCGATTGCCCTTTGGCCAGGTAATATACTTTctataactaaattattattttgtgaaataatcTTGGCACAAAATCTCATGAACAACAATAATCTTCTAAGGATGAGTGGCATTGTAGCAGTTTCCACTTCCATTGCTCTAACAGGTGTAGAGCACATGGCACCTGATATTACTCTGATAGCTTTGTTCTGTAAAATATCTAGTTTTTTAGTGTGTGAGCTATTTATATAAGCAAAACAACTATAGTCAAAGTGGCTTCTTACAATAGCTTTGTACAAACAAGATAATGTTTGGGGATCAGCGCCCCATGTTACTCCAGCTAGGCATTTCATAATGTTAAATCCTTTTAATGCATtggataatatatatttaatgtgCATTTCAAAAGTTAGTTTAGTATCAATTACCACTCCTAAAAACTTATGTTGGGGAACATTTGGAATGATCTCATcattataagttataacatCAGTTGGATTGTCTTTTGTAAACAATAATACACTACTCTTAGAAgggttaattttcaattttagtaTGTTGTTATAATAAGAGTGCAGATCTTTGAGGGCTTTATTAACATAGTTAATAGCTTgatcaatattataattaatgctGTATATGACCAAGTCATCAGCAAATTGTAGTACCTTAacattattcatatttacatatttacaaatttcactTGTATATAAGTTATACAGCAATGGAGATAATGTGGCTCCTTGCATTGTACCTTTGGATACAGCTCGAGGTCCATACATATTATTGTTATGTCTTATATACAAAGTCCTATctgttaaaaagttataaatccATTTGCACAATAAGCCAGGTATTTGTAGGCTAGACATAACTTGTACAAGAATTGAGGGACTTACATTATCAAAAGCGCCTTGTACATCTAAGAAAACGCAAGCAACACTAGATTtattacattttgcatttttcagGTCTTCGATGAGAGAGACAAAGCTGTCGGCACAACTTCTTCCGCGACGGAAACCATACTGAATTGGAGGGATAACGGAATTGGCTTCTATAAAATAGTCGAGCCGAGTTTTAATCATATTCTCAAAGATTTTACCTAAGCATGAAGACAGAGAAATTGGGCGATAAGAAGTTGCGTCTTCAGGTGGTTTTCCTTGCTTATGTATTGGAATGACACATTGTGTTTTCCATGACTGTGGTATGATTTGCAGTACCCAAAGGGAATTAAGGATATTTAGAAATAGCTTTTGAACTGAAAGATCCAAATTCTTAATCAGTATATAAGGAAAGTCATCTAGACCAGGCGTTGTATTTTTACGAGACTGTAAACTGTGGATGAATTCTCTCCATGAAAAAGGATCAAGCAAAAACTTGGATGAATCGCGATTGTTGTTAAggcaaaaataattttcaagattCTCAGTGGAATTGTGATTATCattgtttgttaatttatcCAGTAAAGGGCCAATAAATTCATCATTAAgagatttattagtagttttaattcttttaaacattttaatatatttccAAATTAAACTAATAGGGGTAGTTCTGTTAAAACTGCTACAAAGCCTTCTCCAACTACACTTTTTTTCTTCtgctattgttctttttttaatagcatctagttttttgtatttaatgaaattttctacACTAGGATTGTTTCTATAGAATTTTAATGCTTCATATGAATCAATGACACTTTGTTCGCATTTACTGTTCCACCAAGGTGCAGGAGGCTTACTTCTAAAGTTAGAAGTTTTAGTAAATTTAGGAATGCAATTTAATTTTAGAGAGTTAAGCTGCGAACAGAATTGGTCATAAGTCTTGAGTGGATTTTGAGCATCTAACactatatctttaaaatattctttAGAAAGTTCACAGTACTTTTTCCAGTCAGTTTTATTGTATAGAAACTTTTCCATTGGGGcattaatttgatatttatcaacagacattataatatttgttatagTAGGAAAATGGTAGCTACCCATGTTGTCATCGCTTACAGACCACGCGCAAAGTGGTGCTATATTCGGACTTGTGAAACTGATGTCTATTGCAGAGGGGTTGCAATTAGGATAATTTATTGTAGTAAAGTTACCATCATTAAGAATACACAAATTTAAATCGTCGATTAAATCGAATAATTGTTGACCGCGACCTTTTGTAGATACGCAGCCAAAGGCAATATGATGTGCGTTAAAATCTCCTGATACAAAGATTGgtttaggtaaattatttattatgctacGTAATCTATCTATTCTTATATTTCTGTCTGTTGGAGGCCAGTACACGCATAAAATGGTAAGGTCACCACTTTCTGTAGAGATTGATATTGCTATAGATTGAATATCTTCGTAAAAAGTAGTTTGTAGAGGCTTGTACTTAAATGATGGCTTTATTAAAATAGCGACACCGCCATGACCATTATCAGCATTGCGaaaatgtaaattgtaatttggaaTGTTGGTGATACGGGTATCTGAAAACCAGGTTTCGTTAAGAAGacatatatctattttatttttgtgtaaaaaatttATTAGTAAGGGTTTTTTTATGAAGACTTTGAATATTAAACTGAGCGATACGAAGTTGTGAAGTTGTAGCTAGATCCATTAATTAAGGCAGGTTTTTGAAAAGTAAATCTTTGATAGATTTCGTCGTAACTGGAGAATCGTCTGCTTTGTTAGCAATCGCTATTAGAGTGCGCACAATAGTCATTGTCAAATCATTATTGgtcattaaaagattttttaagtcaaCTGTTTTTGAGGGAGAGCTTGTGGATGCCAGGTTTTTGGAATTGTTGTTTATTGTAGTGTCTTGTGGTTGTTTCGAGATAGGTTTTTGGATCAATGGAGGAAATTCATCCCTTTTAGAGTCTGTAACACTTGCATAAGTTATTTTGGTTTTCTTTTCTTggatttttctcattttaatggGCACATTTTAGAAATAGCTAAGTGAGCTCCACCACAATTTATACAGCAGAGCTCAGTTGGTTTGTCACAATCTTTGTACGAGTGTTCACCTGAACAGCAGCTGCATCGCTGCTTCCCGTTGCATACTTTTGCAGAGTGATTAAATTTGAAGCAGCGATAGCACTGCTGTAAGGGTGGGACATAGTCAAATACTCTGTAGGAAAACAGATCGTATTGTACACTATCTGGCAATGTATTTGACAGGAATGTAATACTCACTGTCTGTAGAGGTACCCTATTCTGACCGACTTTTTTAGTAAAGCGCCGTACCGCGACGATGTCGAAGCTGGAAGACAGTTTACTGTACAACTCCTTATTGGAAATGTTTTGTGGTACATACCGTATTATGCCCGTTCGTTCTATTTGCGCAGCcgggatataagctttcatgtTATATTTTTCCATGAATTTGGTATTGTTTAAAAAGTTGTTCGCCGTATTATACTGCTTGAAGATCGCTGTTATTTTATTCGCATTTATTCTGCGAATGGCCACCACACCTTTCACCTCCGCAGCAAAAATATGGTTCAGGTAAATTGGACTTTTGTTACCTAGCTTTTCCTTATTGTCCTTGCTCTCAATGAACACTTTAAATTCGACATTTAACGAAT
This window of the Choristoneura fumiferana chromosome 20, NRCan_CFum_1, whole genome shotgun sequence genome carries:
- the LOC141439291 gene encoding PF03932 family protein CutC, encoding MLEVCIDSLQSAINAIHGGADELELCSSLAEGGLTPSVGLVKHVMCLVKKIGTPQPIHEECLHCKCPELHKKPKLNVMIRCRAGSDFCYSDTEMSTMLADVAIFKAMGVDRLVFGALTDVQEIDEAKCTLAVLAAYPLPLTFHRAFDICKNPIFSIEKIIKLGFSRVLTSGQRSSVEDQLAFKCISDLMGLYKDRIEIMPGAGINIDNVGKYIELGCPIVHSSCKAVRNLPRIENNLCMGTGTTESISYTDEKNVIKLQYVIKNEKQKLLNL